Proteins encoded within one genomic window of Terriglobus sp. TAA 43:
- a CDS encoding carboxylesterase/lipase family protein — translation MSRLGQNGFLSRREAILLSASAGLGLSVSSADAAEATKPSSHPQSGTCSTPRSAVAKTTYGKVRGYLSDGVYTFKGVPYGEHTGGDNRWLPAKAPKPWSDELPCLVYGANCPQTLHAWTAIEQSFLLDWNDGWLSEDMLKLNIWTPDLNARLPVMFYIHGGGYSFGSSYELSAHDGAQMARNHEVVQVSVNHRLNMLGFFDVSEVGGAAYEDSVNVGMTDLVAALKWVHENIEHFGGDPDRVMIYGQSGGGSKVTTLMGMPSASGLFHRASVQSGGGGNIPTREQQKEVTQLVMKDLGLAANDIQSLQKMEWSKLIAAGNAAVAKINPSGPPTGGPGATGKPRVGWSPCVDGKNITMRSFFDAAPEISKMIPMLIGSVSEEGNRMSYRPSEDEWRAGLAKTYGDTKADTIIAGLKKNYPQKKIQTLAYMCSGNPGLNGLAVRNNVAKMAGLKHDLHAAPAYAYYFTWQTPILDGVPGAWHTSELQFCFDNAKHCEQGTGNTPQAQALAKKMSTAWANFARTGNPSQPGLVWAPSDPKHCQTMVFDNACRMENDPDGEVRRALLS, via the coding sequence ATGAGCAGGCTTGGTCAGAACGGATTTTTGAGCCGCAGAGAAGCGATTCTACTTTCGGCTTCCGCTGGCTTAGGCCTGTCAGTATCGAGTGCAGACGCAGCAGAAGCCACCAAACCGAGTTCGCATCCGCAATCCGGAACCTGCTCTACTCCTCGAAGTGCTGTGGCCAAGACGACATACGGCAAGGTACGGGGTTATCTCAGCGACGGCGTATACACCTTCAAAGGCGTTCCATACGGCGAGCATACCGGTGGAGATAATCGTTGGTTGCCAGCGAAGGCTCCCAAACCTTGGAGTGACGAATTGCCGTGCCTGGTCTACGGAGCGAACTGCCCTCAGACCCTTCATGCATGGACCGCGATCGAGCAATCCTTCTTGTTGGATTGGAATGATGGCTGGTTGAGCGAAGACATGCTCAAGCTCAACATCTGGACTCCCGATCTGAATGCGCGATTGCCCGTTATGTTCTATATCCACGGCGGAGGCTACAGCTTCGGATCATCGTATGAGCTTTCGGCGCATGACGGAGCGCAGATGGCTCGCAATCACGAAGTCGTCCAGGTATCCGTGAACCACCGTCTCAATATGCTCGGCTTCTTTGATGTCTCTGAGGTGGGCGGGGCGGCGTATGAAGACTCCGTCAATGTTGGCATGACCGATCTCGTGGCCGCACTCAAGTGGGTTCACGAGAATATCGAACACTTCGGTGGCGATCCCGACCGCGTCATGATCTACGGACAGTCCGGTGGCGGCTCAAAAGTCACAACGCTGATGGGAATGCCTTCTGCATCCGGTCTATTTCATAGGGCTTCTGTTCAATCTGGAGGCGGTGGGAACATTCCCACGCGAGAGCAGCAGAAGGAAGTCACTCAACTGGTCATGAAAGACCTCGGCTTAGCCGCCAATGATATTCAATCGCTGCAAAAGATGGAGTGGAGCAAGCTGATTGCAGCAGGCAACGCTGCTGTGGCAAAGATCAATCCATCGGGACCTCCTACAGGCGGTCCTGGTGCGACTGGCAAGCCACGTGTGGGCTGGTCTCCGTGTGTGGACGGAAAGAACATCACCATGCGTTCGTTCTTCGACGCGGCTCCGGAAATCTCGAAGATGATACCCATGCTCATTGGCTCAGTCAGTGAGGAGGGAAATCGTATGAGCTATCGGCCCAGCGAAGACGAATGGCGTGCGGGCTTGGCCAAGACCTACGGCGATACGAAGGCCGATACGATCATCGCGGGTCTTAAAAAGAACTACCCGCAAAAGAAAATTCAGACACTGGCATATATGTGCAGCGGGAATCCCGGTCTGAATGGACTCGCCGTCCGCAACAACGTTGCGAAGATGGCTGGGTTAAAACATGACCTCCATGCTGCCCCCGCATACGCTTATTACTTCACTTGGCAAACGCCTATCCTCGACGGCGTACCGGGTGCCTGGCATACCTCCGAACTTCAATTCTGTTTCGATAACGCAAAGCATTGTGAACAAGGCACAGGCAATACCCCACAGGCTCAGGCTTTGGCGAAAAAGATGAGTACGGCGTGGGCGAATTTTGCACGCACAGG